Within the Verrucomicrobiia bacterium genome, the region TAAAGATGATCAAGAAGCGAGTCGAAGAGAGCAAAGTGGCGGTTCGCAACTGCCGCCGCGATGGTGTCGACCACTTCAAGAAGCTCGAAAAGGACAAGAAGATCTCGGAAGACGACTCGCGGCGCGGCCAGGAGCGTCTCCAGAAGCATATCGACACGGTGATCGCCGAGATTGACCGAATCGGGCAGCGCAAGGAACAGGAAGTCCTCGAAGTATGACCGATCCCGGTAGCCAGCCGCCCGATTGGGTCCCGCCGGCCGATCAACTGCCCCAGCACGTCGCCATCATCATGGATGGCAACGGGCGTTGGGCGAAGCAGCGGCATCTGCCGCGCGTGGAGGGGCACCGGCAGGGTGCGGAATCGGCGCGCGCCATCATTCGCGCGGCGGGCGAGCTGGGCATCAAGTATCTCACGCTCTACGCGTTCTCGACCGAGAACTGGAACCGTCCCAAGGACGAGGTGGATACGCTGATGAAATACCTCGTGCAGTATCTGAAGCGTGAGACGCCCGAATTGAACAAGAGCAATGTCCGGCTCCAGGTCATCGGCCAGATCTGGCGGCTGCCG harbors:
- a CDS encoding ribosome recycling factor, which produces KMIKKRVEESKVAVRNCRRDGVDHFKKLEKDKKISEDDSRRGQERLQKHIDTVIAEIDRIGQRKEQEVLEV